The Cygnus olor isolate bCygOlo1 chromosome 18, bCygOlo1.pri.v2, whole genome shotgun sequence genome includes a window with the following:
- the GGA3 gene encoding LOW QUALITY PROTEIN: ADP-ribosylation factor-binding protein GGA3 (The sequence of the model RefSeq protein was modified relative to this genomic sequence to represent the inferred CDS: inserted 1 base in 1 codon), producing MAEAEGESLESWLNKATNPSNRQEDWEYIIGFCDQINKELEGPQIAVRLLAHKIQSPQEWEAVQALTVLEACMKNCGRRFHNEVGKFRFLNELIKVVSPKYLGDRVSEKVKTKVIELLYSWTVALPEESKIKDAYYMLKRQGIVMFDPVIPVDKTLIPSPPPRPKNPVFDDEEKSKLLAKLLKSKNPDDLQEANKLIKSMVKEDEARIQKVTKRMHTLEEVNNNVKLLNEMLVHYSKEESSEADRELMKELYERCETKRRTLFKLASETEDNDSSLGDILQASDNLSRVINSYKKIIEGQVINGEVDLPVTSAVEGSNSTSNLNTLIDLAGLDVSGTPPPPMPPTTLTPAPPAAPAPAEIPILPPPPQAFAQLRSSSLSQVEAAPAQQSSTANSLSLLDEELLCLGLNDPAPAAVKETPENNQWSMFENDQLDLDFFNPKMVTVACNPAGNPLLHHTSQTTCGTSVPLPSAFTASQTASSIPAPISTPFAFSAGPAAPVGPPKTVLAAPGYFSSSVGSNMSHKIDTLGQLLEEAKGTATQGMATPSVFPGVTLPAPVTSSPLIAPAGLPITAPGAPPIPFSSSCTAGSGSPLFQPASFQQQGSPMKAPEISLANVHVPLESIKPSSALPVTAYDKNGFRILLHFARECPPGRSDVLVVVVSMLNTAXLPVKNIVLQAAVPKSMKVKLQPPSGTELSPFNPIRHLLPSPKSASANPTKEKVRLRYRLSFTLGDQPSTEVGEVDQFPPVEQWGNL from the exons ATAAAGCCACTAACCCATCTAACAGGCAAGAAGACTGGGAATACATCATTGGATTCTGTGACCAGATCAATAAAGAGCTTGAAGG GCCACAGATAGCTGTGAGACTCCTGGCTCACAAGATCCAGTCGCCGCAGGAATGGGAGGCAGTCCAAGCCTTGACA GTGCTGGAAGCTTGTATGAAGAATTGTGGGAGAAGATTTCATAATGAAGTAGGAAAGTTTCGCTTTTTGAATGAGTTAATAAAGGTTGTGTCTCCAAAG tACCTGGGAGATCGGGTCTCGGAAAAGGTGAAGACCAAAGTGATTGAATTGCTGTATAGCTGGACAGTGGCGCTGCCAGAAGAATCCAAAATCAAGGATGCCTACTACATGCTGAAACGACAAG gGATTGTTATGTTTGATCCTGTGATTCCTGTGGACAAAACCTTGATTCCTTCTCCACCGCCTCGTCCCAAAAACCCTGTGTTTGATGATGAGGAGAAATCCAAG CTTCTGGCcaaactgctgaaaagcaaaaacccAGATGATTTACAAGAGGCAAACAAGCTTATAAAATCCATGGTAAAAGAG GATGAGGCTCGGATTCAAAAAGTGACAAAGCGCATGCACACACTGGAAGAAGTAAATAACAACGTAAAACTGCTGAATGAGATGTTGGTTCATTACAGCAAAGAGGAGTCATCAGAGGCAGACAGAGAGCTCATGAAG GAGCTCTACGAAAGGTGCGAAACCAAAAGACGGACGCTGTTCAAGCTAGCCAGCGAGACAGAGGATAATGACAGCAGCTTGG GGGATATTCTGCAGGCCAGTGACAACTTATCCCGTGTGATAAAttcctataaaaaaataatagagggGCAAGTGATCAATGGTGAAGTGGATCTCCCTGTGACATCAGCAGTGGAAG GGAGTAACTCCACGAGTAACCTCAACACCCTCATTGACCTTGCTGGATTGGACGTCTCTGGCACGCCGCCGCCTCCGATGCCACCCACCACCCTGACgccagcccccccggcagccccagccccagcagaaaTCCCCATCCTCCCGCCTCCTCCACAGGCGTTTGCGCAGTTGCGGAGCAGTTCCTTGAGCCAAGTGGAAGCTGCAcctgctcagcagagcagcactgccaaCTCCCTTTCCTTGCTGGATGAGGAGCTTCTGTGCTTAG gcCTGAATgacccagcccctgcagcagtgAAGGAGACACCAGAAAACAACCAATGGAGCATGTTTGAG AATGACCAATTGGACCTGGATTTCTTTAATCCGAAGATGGTGACTGTTGCTTGCAACCCTGCAGGGAACCCTCTTCTACATCACACATCCCAGACCACATGTGGAACGTCAGTGCCGCTGCCTTCTGCTTTCACAGCCTCTCAGACTGCTTCCAGCATCCCTGCACCAATCTCCACACCATTTGCATTCTCTGCTGGACCAGCTGCACCTGTGGGGCCTCCCAAGACTGTTCTAGCTGCTCCTGGGTACTTCAGCTCATCTGTGGGGAGCAATATGTCGCATAAGATAGATACGTTAGGACAACTTCTTGAAGAAGCCAAAGG GACTGCCACCCAAGGCATGGCAACTCCCTCAGTGTTCCCTGGGGTTACTTTGCCAGCCCCTGTCACCTCTTCTCCATTAATAGCACCTGCAGGGCTGCCCATCACTGCCCCGGGAGCCCCTCCAATTCCTTTCTCAAGCagctgcactgctggctcagggAGCCCTCTCTTCCAGCCAGCATCATTCCAGCAGCAAGGCAGTCCCATGAAGGCACCTGAAATTTCTTTGGCCAATGTCCACGTTCCCTTGGAATCCATTAAACCTA GCAGCGCCCTCCCAGTGACGGCCTATGACAAGAACGGCTTCCGGATCCTCTTGCACTTTGCCAGGGAGTGCCCACCAGGACGGTCGGATGTGCTGGTTGTGGTAGTCTCAATGCTGAACACGG CGCTTCCTGTGAAGAACAtagtgctgcaggctgctgttcCTAAG tccATGAAAGTGAAGTTACAACCACCCTCTGGCACAGAGCTGTCACCATTCAATCCCATCCGCCACCTGCTGCCATCACCCAAGTCAGCTTCTGCAAATCCTACGAAG GAGAAAGTGAGGCTGAGGTACAGACTGTCCTTCACACTGGGAGACCAGCCCAGCACAGAGGTTGGCGAAGTGGATCAGTTTCCCCCAGTAGAGCAGTGGGGGAATCTATGA